The window tcccaaaaaaTGTTATCGTAAAATCAACTTGCCTTTATTGCTGTAGGAACTATCTATATCAGCTTGGTCTTCCAGTATCTTGAATCACACCCGTCATTTTCCCTGAAATAAGAAACCCATCAGTTTCTTTGTACATCCATTATTTAATTGATGTTTGCACAGATTACCTGTAGACTCCAGTAAGACAGTGAGGCCCGAAGTGATGCAGCAAAAGTATTTGATGTACTTGATAAGAAATTAGGGCTAACCACCACTACAAATTCTTCTTGGCATCCAGTAAGTCAATAGCCCCAAGCAACGGTGTCATTAAATAGATGCATGAACACCTTTGCCAATAACTTGCCAAAGAAACGTGGCACTGTTCCGAATATTGAAGATTCCAAGCAAGGCCATCTGCGTGCTGAAGCTGTGAGTAAGAGTATTGTAAGGGAAATGCATGGAATCTAGAAGAAATCAATATGTAAACTTCAGCAATATATTGCACACAAAAAGGATCAATAAAAAGATCTGTAAAATAGCTCAATATTAACATTCTTGAATGACCAATTCCAATTTTCATCAAACTAGAATAATTTATTATCATAGAACATGTCAATGTAAAATTCAAATTGAGGCTTGAATGAAGCAATTTGAGGCTTGGTTTGCTACCACCCACTTTTCAACTAGTAACAAAATAGATTTAGGATTTGTGCAACTCAGTTTTTGGAAGAGAATTTAAATACCACCATTTATTCCAACAGTTATTCAATATTCACTTTCCTATTACAGTGCTGAGATTTGAGAATGTTCAAGGATACCCTTGCAATAAGTATATGTTCCCACTTATGTGATGCAAGCAGCTGTCATTTTATGCCGATTTTACATTATAAAGATTTTGGAAGTGTAATGTGGTCCTTAAACTTATTGTATGTCTCTGTCATTGGTCCTGTCACTCCATCTAGGTCATAAAACCATGAATAGCAAGCAAAGTTGCCATTATTTTCAACAAAAAAACAccactgcatttaattacaTAGGCTCACTTTCAGATTAGATTAGTACTGATAAAAAAGGACTGGTGGATGCAATAAGaataataaatataatataTGGAGATGACACGGAGATGAACTATGATCCATTAGTCAGGGCATTGCTCACGAATAGACCTGTTCAAGCATGGTTTTGGGCAGTTTTAGAAGATAAACCAATAATTCTAACAAAAAACAAATATTTGAATTTTAAGGTGTGAAAAGCTACTTTATTAAATTTCCTGTAAGGATCCAAAATGTACAGCTTTTCAGCCAAGAATAGACAttgattcaaaatttaaaactaTTCACACTTCACATAATCCCGATGCCCAGATTGTCTAACAATTTGAAGCATATTCTGGTATTCTTATTTGCTCCGAAGTGTTGACAGCAACAGATCATATCCACAGAAAACTCATCCATATCTTATCCTCTTGGAATGGAAAATTCTTCTCACAAGCTGTACAATGAATTAGGAGGTTCACATATTGATTTGCAAACTAAAATCACTTTCATAGGCAGCGGCACCTCATCACATTAATAGAAACTTCCATACTGGGTAATCGAGCAAGTGGTACATTGATGCAAAATCATTTCTTGTAACACACGACTTGAGATCAAATCAAATGAGAGCATATGGAATAGTGTTATAAATTGCTGATGACAACTCGTTTTCATTATTCAAGGTAAAATTTTGCCTAAACTATTGTATAACTGTATGGATCAAAAGATTAAAGAAAAGTACTTAACTATGCTAATGCTTGTTATTGATAGATTTAAGAAGCTTATTATTGATAGATTTAAGGAGAAATTTATGTTTCGTTTAAACAGGAATGGCTCAGGCGTTCTCCTATGCACATTACACAAAACAAAAGGAACTGCCAGGCTACAACGATGGTGCacaaaagagaaaagagaatGACATCTTGTCTTCTTATAATTCCCCTGCAGTGCACGCATCCTTTGCATACGTGAGCCACCAATCTTAGTTTTTAGATGCACAAAAGTGATCCAAAAGCTAGACCAGAATGGGCTGGATTTCTGTCCATTTATTAAGGCTAAACCGCTGACTGAACTAGAAAGAACTTTTTACaaattaaattatttattaATCTTTTATTCCAAAATTCCCCTGAAAATCTCAAAAGTGAACCAACCCCTTGGACTGCTGTGAAAAAGTTCTGGTTTTAAACTATGAATATAGGTACTAAGTTTGTGTTTTACAAGATACATCCTCACATAATGAATATAATCTTCTGATAGGATGACGAAGTATAAATGTTCTTACCTCTTCTCAAGATGTCCATCATCTATGAATTGTTCAAAACTGAGATATCAGCAGCCATGCAATACTCTTGATACTTATCATTCTGATGGACTACTAATTTGTTCCATGGTGATTGAGCAATCATTTGGTGATATTGTTTAACTGCAATACACTTGTAACATTGCACACAGATTATGTATCCTCAGCTCCACCTCATAGGAGGTATGCAACCGAAGGAACCAGAATGGGCCATCATACTGGACTTACAACCCAACCTGTAGTCCGACTTGGCTTACGTATTCTTACTGTTCGTTGAGATCTACTTTCTAATCGCTCAAGTATTGAGTAAGTTATCGAGTCAGGAGTCAACCCCTGTTGCTTCAGAGTTTCATAAAGTTTATGAGCTTCTCCTGTCTTCCCACGTCTCTCCAAACAGTCTAGTAAAATGTTATAGGTTACAATATTAGGAACACATCCCGCAGCAATCATCTCATCAAACAAACTGCATGCCATATCAACCTTATTGGATTTACCAAAGCACTCAATTAATATGCTGTAAGTAAAGACATCAGGATTATATCCTTTATCTTGCATCTCTTTGAAAAGCATGTGGGCTTCATCCAGATCTCCATTTTTACCAAGGCAGTTTATGAGAGAATTGTAGGTGATGACATCAGGCTTACAACTGCTAGCTTGCATTTCCTCAAAACGTTCACGCACCTTATCAACTAAGCCAACCCTACCAAAACTTGAGATCATAATATTGTATGTGAAAACATCAGGAACAACCCCATTGGCTTTCATCATATCGTAGAGATTGCTTATGAAAGATACCTGCTTGAGCTTCCCAAGAGCAGAAAAGACCATATTGTACATTTCAACATCTGTAGCAATCCCCTTTTCAGGCATCATATGTAGTAGATCAATAGCCTCTGTTGTTTTTTCTGCATTGCATAGCGCCTCAAGCATTGATACAAAAGCACCCCGGTCTCCTTTTTCATAGGAACTCCACATACGACAGAACACAATATGAGCCTCACTTGCATGCCCAGATTTGCAGAGTGACTTGATCAAAAAAGAATAAATCGATCTGTTCAGATGTCCACTACAGATATCTAGAATCTCATTCAGCCTGTGCAGGTGTCCTCCTGTTGCTAAAACATCCAGGATAACAACGCTATATGTGAATTCATTGGGCTGGCAGCCACTCTCAATCATTTTAGAAAGCATAAAGATCACCTTGTCAACCATCTTGTTCTTACCAAGAGCCTCAATAACAGTATTATAAGCAATCAGGTTAAGAGTACATCCTTTGGACACCATTTCCTCCAAAAGTGAGAGAAATTTAGTTGTGTTCCCAGCCTTTCCAGACATTCTAATTAGTATAGTGTATGTATATGCATCTGGCTCACAGTTGTTTTGTTTCATATCTTGGAAGACTTGATAAGCTTGGTCAACCTGCTTGCACCAAATTCCTACTTGTTAATTGATGATATGCAGTTAGattaaaactttttttttgtgaggAAACAGAAATTCAAGTTTTTCAGAAACAAAGCTCTACTGATGCAAAAGGACTAAAATGATGACTCAGGGTATACCATTGCCTACTAAATCTCTACATACTCTTTAGTAGAGTCTAAATTTTAAAAATTCCATCTTCAGGAAATATTTGGGTAACACAACTCTCATGCTTGACTGCTTGTGATTCCTAATGCTATGGTGAAATGATCAGAACTAGACATACCAACAACATTTTTCATGACATCCTAAGCTAACACAGTATGACAAAGAACATCACTAAATATATGGGATTGTGCTTAATATTATACCATTCCAGCCTTGGCAAGGGCATCAAGCAGCATGTTATATGCAAAGATGTCCAGCTTATATCCCTTCCTCCGCATCTTCTCATACATCTCGAACCCCTTCCACACCTCCCTGCTCCTCAAGTGCGCCTGCACAATGCATTTGTAGGTGTACCCGTTCAGCCTCAGCCCCCACTTCTTCGCCAGCTCCAGGCACCTGCCCACCTCCACGCCCGTCCCGACCAGCAGATTCACGGTGGAGATGTTGCCGGGCACGCCGTCCCGCTCCATCTCCGCGATGAGCCGCAGGGCCTCGGCGGGGTCGGCGCGGCTGCGTAAGAGGAGGGACAGGATACGGTTGTAGGAGAAGGCATCGTGCCGGAATCCCGGAATGGAGGTGGCGGCGAAGAGGAAGAAGCTTAGGGCGAGGGCGGTGTCGGGGGCGACCGCCTTGATGACCTCGGAGGCCTCGTCGGCGGTGATGGTGAGGCGGAGGGAGCCGAGGTAGTCGGCAAGGTCGAGcagcggggagggggaggacggGGAGCGGAGGATGCGGGCGACGGCGCAGacgaggtggcggcgcgggagcgggaAGCCGCGCGTGTCGAACGGGGTGGGGGGCGGCGTCGGGGAGACGGTGACGGTGAGAGAGAGGCCCGAGGGggacggcgtcgcggcggcgaTGCGGCCGGAGTAGGTCGTCGCGAGACGGCGGGGCATTTTGGCCGGCGTGGTTGGGGGGCAGCGGTTTGGCGGCGGCTGAACCCGAAGGCACGGAGCTAAAGATTTCACTGACATGCGGGGCCAGATGGTTTCCGCAATAAACTGGGACCACATGTCAGTGACGCTCTGTTAAACCCTTGTCTTCCTCGCCGCTCGGGCCTCCCCCAGCTTCCCCCCTCAACCTCGGGCCAAAGGTTCTAGAACCTTCTAGACGCCTCGCTCGCACCCCGCCACGCCCCTCCCGATGGCGcgcctccatctcctcctctcCCGCGCCCTCGCATCGCACCACCTTCTCCCTTGTACGAccgcctccggcctccgccCCACTCCGCGGCGGCCTCTCCCTCCCCACTCTCCGCCGCCTTTTTCTCCTCCACATGGTCATACCCTGccccccttcgccgccgccgcgtcgcggcAATACGCCGCCTCGAGCTTCAGGATAAGGCGCCCGTCGGCGCCGCCGATGTTACTGAGGCGGAGGAAGGCGAGGAGGCCGACGCGGAAGGCCCCCGGCGAGCTCATTGTGCAAATTGGCATCGAGGAGGACATCCCCGACGATCCTGAAATCTTGGTATTGCTTAGGCGCCCTAGTTCCACAGCTTTGAGCTGATGGGGCTTTGCATTTTTCCTGAAATTTCCCCAAATTGCACATGCGTTTGATGATTTGAAGCCACTTTGCGATATTTCCCTTTGTATTTTTGTGAAATGTTGAATTGGCATGGTATGTGTACGTCATTGCGAGTTGCTGTGCAGAGCATTGCGGAAACACTCCGAACTGATGTTGGGAAGGTGGTGAAGGTGGCCTTTGACAACCTTGAAGGCTCTGAGTACAAGACCAGAGATCCTTCTATAAGCAACTTGAACAAGTACAATACCGTCGAGCTTTCTCTGCTGCTTTGTGATGATAATTTCATCAGGGAGCTGAACAAAGAATGGAGGGATGAGGATCACGCTACGGATGTTCTGTCAATGTCACAGCATATCCCGGGGCTTGATATCCCCATTGTATGGCTTGCTACCGAATCAGTCTATCAGTCTATTTGTTTTGGATGCTTGTCATTTAACCTTTTCCTTTACATGTTTTATTTTGCTCTTACAGCTGCAGTTGGGTGACATAGTAATTTCTGTTGATACAGCACAGCggcaagcagaagaaagaggCCACACACTTCTTGATGAGATCAGAATCCTTGTGGTTGTttgttttttctctctcttttttttgaggaGGGTTGGTTGGTTTTTCTCATTGCTAGTATTTCAACATTTTGGTATTGTAGTGCCCCATCTCTGTTCATTTCCTAATATTTAACTACAACTTCACCAGTTGCATCAATGATTCAATAGCTGTGTAGTTTTTGTTAGATTTATCAATATAGTGATGTTGACCTTGTAGTGCACTTTGAACATTCGTAAGATTCAAATGCAACATTAAGCAAAATCGTATTAAAGGCCAGGTAAAAAGCTTTGTATGTACGTCATAGTGGCactatttgaaaaaaaaagacactGTTAAGTTAAAAGCTGTTTGGAAAAATAGAAACTACACTTTGTGGACAGTTGCACTGTGCACAAATGCTCAACTGATTGTTTCCGTCTGCCATTGCTTATTAATTGCTTGAATGCCCCTATGCTTAAGGATTTACTTCTATGCTAAATTGCCAATAATGCTGTAATTTGTGAAGGTGCATACGGCAGTCAACATAACTGCCCGCTATAGCTTGCTATTTCTACTGCAATGGTCATAGCGGCAGCTCAACGAAATCGCTATAGCGCCGCTACAGCACCGCATATCCTGCTATTTAAAACACATTTTATGCTGACCAACTTAATCCAACAGGTGCATGGATTGTTGCATTTATTGGGGTTTGATCATGAACTCAGCGAAGTAGCTGAagaagagatggagaaggaagaagaacatATATTAAATACTCTTGAGTGGAGAGGAAAGGGATTAATTAAGAGTGCATATGACATTGCTAGTGATATGGCACATTTACAAAGTTCTGCTGGTAAGTGGTATAAGTCACCATTGCACATTTTAATGATTTATTACTTTATATGAAAGGAAAATGAATGTCAATGTATTTCTCATCACTGGACTACCTATGGATTGACCTGTTGTGTACAGAGGCCAATAACAATATAGAGAAAGTGAGCCTAAAAGAGGAACGTCGACCCAAATTAAGCCATATGATTTGTGATATAGATGGTGAGTTGATCGAGGGTGTAGAAGTCGTTATGTTTTACTGGATCTTGAATCGAGTTCTAGCGTATAATTCTGGAAAATTGGTAAGGTACTTTTGTGGATTATGAAGGACGCCTGCATGAAGAATCCGTAGAATCTTTGAGAGAGGCAATTGCAACAGGAGTAAATGTTATCATGGTTACTAGAAAGGTGGGTTCTATGCATTCATGGCATTTGTTCATCTAAATCTCAATGATGTTGATTTGAAGTAGAGGCTGGCATGAAACAAGTTTTAAAATTATCAATCATATGCCAGCCTTTTGAAACCAGAAAAGAGTATGTGGAACACACTGGAAATTTCTCATAAAAGCTGATAATTAACACAACAGGATCTTTAGTTCTTTAGTGAATCATATTATGTCAATTGCTTCCTAATTCTCTTCGATTGTCTATGTGCTCGTTACATATGTTTATCAATTGAGAAAATCTATGAAATACTTTTAGAAACTTCTGCCTCATTTTTGGGCAATTATGTAATCCTGGTAAAGAAAAATTCTATATAGCTACTGAATTTTTTTAGTGAAGTTAAAAAGAATCAATATAATATCATGTGATGAGTCTAAAAGTAAAGCATGTAACTGACCTCCAAGAGCTTACAGTTTCTTCACTTGTCATTCTGTATCCTTGTGTGTTCTTGATATATCTTTTTCTTTAACTAGAGTCGGGTTTCCACCATCAGAACCTTCAAGCATCTTGATGTCCATGATAAAGGTGATTTTGTATCAGTGACATCACCTGGTGTATTTTTGCAGGTAAATTCTGTCTGATTTCACTTAAATAAGAATTCTTGATTTGTGGATATTTGTGATCATGTGAAGACCTAATGTAAGTTGTGTCATTAACTTGGTTATTCCTATGATGTAGTCGTGAAGATGTTTGTAACAAACTACTTTGTTTCCTTTCCCCATATTTTATTTCACTCAATGTCACAGAGGTCCTATTATTCATATGTGTGGTTCACTTGTTTAGCATAGCCAGATGCAATTCCTTAGCAATTACCTTTGACCACATACTGTTTACATAACATTCGATTTTTATCCTACAAAAGAAACAGCTCATATGAAAACTTGCAAAGTTACATGGAATGGAATGCAGTGAAATCTTGCTTTGTTGCACAAACAGGACATGATTAAATGCTAAGATTTTGAAATAAGGACACCAACTGAACCTCGTTAACTGCTCCTGATCCATGTCTGTTATTTCTGCAACTAAGTAATATGTATTCCAACAGCTGCATAAAAATAAAATGATGTTTCCTTATACCAATGTGTAAGGATAATGTAGAAGGAAGTGGGTATCAACAGTTGAGCTCTGCTCATCATTTTTCCTTGCTTATGTAAGCAACTGGTGCTATCATCACATGTGATGTTTCTAAAGTGATACCTAGGCCCCGAATGGTTATATTTCTACTACATTTGGTTCAGGGTTCACTTGTCTATGGAAGGCATGGCCAAGAAGTTTATAGAGCGGAATTGGATGTGGATATCTGCAAGGAGGTGGTTACTTGCAATCATGTCAGCAAATTATTTTTTACGAGCAGTATATTTTTGGAGTTCTATTCATGTATTGTTAGATATGCTCTTTCTGTTGAAGTTTTAATTCTGCACTTTATTCCTTTATTAGGAAgaactatttttttaaataaatttggGCGTTTTCTTTTATTTGATTGGTTTTTTATGTTCGGCATAAAATGCATTCTCTTTCAGCATATGCTCCTTTTACCTTTCCCTTTTTTGACTCTACAAACAATTCTGTCTCCTTTAGGATTTTTCACTAAAAAATCTCTGTAGGAGTGGAAAAAACATCAGTTCCGTTATCAATAAGTTCCTTCGGTTCCATTTGCAGGCATTTCTGTACTCCTTGAAGCATAAAATTCCTGTTGTTGCATACTGCAAGGAACAATGTTTGACCTTGTTTGAACATCCATTTGTTAACTTGTTGCACACTGTGCATCATGAGAACAAGGTATTACTATAGATATTTGCTAGACCGACTTCTATTCTTATTATGCCAGGTTTTAGGCAGTTGaagcaaatttgaatttgatatcAGGTAAAAGTGATGCATTCTGTTGAGGAACTGCTGGAATATTCATCTATTCAGGTTTGTCTTATACTCTTACTGCAACGTAACATATTGATGCATTCATGAGACCGGCAGCCTTTTTTTTGTCATGTTTCGAGGCAATGTTCCGAGTAGCACACCTACAGCACTTGATGAGATCATGAACTTATAACGTGCTCACTTGTCTGAAATgatccaaaattccaaattatagtttcatttttatatatttAGATCATGCTAAGGCTAGCTAGTAAAACAAATCTTGAAAGAAGCACTATTAGTAATTGGGCTTAAAGGGTGTAAGGGAATTCCTAGACAGTCTTacccttgcaatattcctttgAAATTCTGCAAGGAGGCTGGTTCGAACCTAGGACCTCCAGGCCACAAGTGGAGAATCTCTACCGCTGCGCTAGGTCCGACCTTCATTAGTAGTTGGGCTTGCAAGTTCGAATTGTGACCATCAATACCAATTTGTTAGGATCTGTATTATCTATTTAGTTGATATAAGATTGTCCTCTTCTCTGTAAATAGAGATGAAAGAAGAAATGGAGTGGAATAATGAAATTTCAAGTTAACTCATAAAATGCCTTCAACACATCTCTTTAAAATCGAATTGTTGGAAAAACACTGTTGAATAGCACTCTGTAGACCTTCAATAAATGAAATAAATAGATATAAGATTACTTTGACTTCCATTGGATTTGCACCTATTTACTTGTACTTGCAGAAGTTGCTACTCTTTGACAGTGCCGAAGAGGATTCATCTGTCCTGAGGCTGCATTGTTCAGAACTGACTGAAGGGAAAGCGCGTGTTCTCAAAATGCAGCCAAATACAATTGATATTGTGCCACTCAATGCTTCGAAGGGTTGTGGTATAAGAATTCTACTTGATCATATTGGAATAACAGAAGATGTAAGGATTCATTCCCATCGAAGAACTATATGTAGTGTTCATTTTTGTGCCTTGTATCAATCTTTGTGGTGTCCTCTTTTAAAAAGTGCTAAGTGCTAACATTACATTTTTCATATGAATACATGTCTGCAGTGTGATCTTGACACAGTTGGAGACTATACAAGATGGCTGAGCAATATGTGATTCAACTGAAAACATTACTGGATCTTTCTTAAGAAAAAAACATGGCGATTCAGAGCATTAGATGTTAAAGAAGCAATCGTATGCATGTCATGCACCAAAGAAACATAATTACCACTTTGGATGTGTTTACTTTGAAGGCTGCAAAAATCATATGTTCATAGCACATACT is drawn from Panicum virgatum strain AP13 chromosome 1N, P.virgatum_v5, whole genome shotgun sequence and contains these coding sequences:
- the LOC120655154 gene encoding endoribonuclease YBEY, chloroplastic-like isoform X7 translates to MARLHLLLSRALASHHLLPCTTASGLRPTPRRPLPPHSPPPFSPPHGHTLPPFAAAASRQYAASSFRIRRPSAPPMLLRRRKARRPTRKAPGELIVQIGIEEDIPDDPEILSIAETLRTDVGKVVKVAFDNLEGSEYKTRDPSISNLNKYNTVELSLLLCDDNFIRELNKEWRDEDHATDVLSMSQHIPGLDIPILQLGDIVISVDTAQRQAEERGHTLLDEIRILVVVCFFSLFFLRRVHGLLHLLGFDHELSEVAEEEMEKEEEHILNTLEWRGKGLIKSAYDIASDMAHLQSSAEANNNIEKVSLKEERRPKLSHMICDIDGTFVDYEGRLHEESVESLREAIATGVNVIMVTRKGSLVYGRHGQEVYRAELDVDICKEVVTCNHAFLYSLKHKIPVVAYCKEQCLTLFEHPFVNLLHTVHHENKVKVMHSVEELLEYSSIQKLLLFDSAEEDSSVLRLHCSELTEGKARVLKMQPNTIDIVPLNASKGCGIRILLDHIGITEDCDLDTVGDYTRWLSNM